From the genome of Agrobacterium tumefaciens:
CATTTGAAAGCAACGCTTTTTCAGGGTCGTGGAACGCCTCTAGTGAGGCCTCCTTGAACTCCTATTGTGGAAATTGCCGTTTCGCGCCGCTGAAGAATTCCATCAGGGCGGCCTGATCTTCTCCACCCAGTCCGGCCGCCGTCAACATGCGGTGGACTTCCGCGCAGACGGCGGTCAGCGGCATGGCCGTGTTGGTTCGGCGCGCCAGATCCTGCGCGCCGTTCAGGTCTTTGACCATGTTGTCGATGCGACCGGTGCGGCGGTAATCCTTCTCGACGAAGCGCGGCATGTATTCCTGCAGGATGGCGCTGTCAGCGCGACCACCTTTCAGCGCCTGCGGGATTTTTGCGGCGTCGACGCCGGCGTCGAGGGCGAGTTGTGTAGCTTCAGCTACCGCAAGGAAGTTCAGTCCGCACAAAACCTGGTTGATAAGCTTTGTGGTCTGCCCGGCGCCGCTAGGACCCATATGGGTAAAATTGCTCGCCACGTGGCGCAGAACACGGTGGGCATCAGAGACATCGGTCTCGCTGCCGCCAGCCATCAAGGTAAGCTGGCCGATAAGTGCTTTTGGAGCG
Proteins encoded in this window:
- a CDS encoding NAD(P)-dependent oxidoreductase, with translation MTMTTETSRVALIGAGAMGGAIGTRLLETGNHLTVFDLDKEKVAALTGRGAHAASTAADAASASDVVILSLNSPKIVRIAVFGENGVAAGAKPGTLIIDMSSIDPEATKELAADSAAKGLRWVDSPLSGGAPKALIGQLTLMAGGSETDVSDAHRVLRHVASNFTHMGPSGAGQTTKLINQVLCGLNFLAVAEATQLALDAGVDAAKIPQALKGGRADSAILQEYMPRFVEKDYRRTGRIDNMVKDLNGAQDLARRTNTAMPLTAVCAEVHRMLTAAGLGGEDQAALMEFFSGAKRQFPQ